From the Ilumatobacteraceae bacterium genome, the window GCCATGAGCTGCTTGGCGTCCGCCTGACAGCTGGTACAGACGACTATGTCGCGTGCCGGGCTCCACGAACCAGGCCTGCCCACCTTGTTGCAAACGGCGCACGCGACCGGAGTTCCAGACACGCCCGCATCCTCGCGCGTCGGCGTCCTCGACCCGGCGTTCCGGGGCACTCCGTTCGTGGATGTCTGCCGTACCTTCTGGGATGCCCGAGCGAACCACGATCAGGGCTCGAGCCGCTCCACGGTGGCGACGCGGTCGATTGCTCGATCGAACGATGCAACCCGGCCGACGCCGGTACTCTCGGCGCACGCCACCAGGTAGGCCTCGGCGAAGTCGAGACGGTCGATCTCGTAGACCTCGACGGCACGGAGCAACAGCGCCGGGTCGACGGTGATGACCGAACGCATCGTGATGAGCGAGCGCATCGCGGCGGCGACCTGTTCGCGGGGTGCGTCGTAGAACGACTCGAGCACGTACACGGTTTCCGCCACGATCAGGTCGGCCAGAAACAGGTGCGTCGAATCGGCGAGAAACGCCGTGGCGCGCGCCGCCATCTCCGGGGGGTCGGCTGTGAGGTGACGGACGAGGATGTTGGTGTCGACGAACGCCGTCACCGGCGCGCCGTTGCTCGGTCGGCGTGGGTCTTCCGAATCACGTCGTCCCACGCGGCATTCCGCTTGGCGGCGGGAACGGCAATGCTGCCCGCGAGCGACAGAAAGTCCGGAGTGCGTGCGAGCACGGCTCGGTGTCCTTCGACGCGGAAGATGACGTCGTCGCCTTCGTCGAGGCCGAGCGCGTCACGAACGCTCTTCGGAACGGTCAACTGCCCTTTCGAACTGATCTTCGCGGTGATCTCCAACTGGTCCTCCTTACCTGGGGTCAAATGTAAGGATATCGGGCAGCGCCACGCGCACCGCGCCCTCGATCCGGCGTTGGGTGATGGTCGCTGTTGCGATTGGGGGACGCACGATATGGGACACCTCGCCGCCCGCGTACGTGCCGTTCACGAGCACGTGCGGCCCCAGCCTGCGGTGGGGAATATGCTCGGGTTCGTGTTGGCGATCGCCAGTGCGACTCGACCCAGGAGGCCCTTGATGGACACCACTCACTTCAGTTCCGACACCCTTGCTGTGACGATTTCTGCCAAGGACTGAACGACATCGGCTCGCAGCCGGGGCAATCACTTTCCTGAATCAAAGGAGTGACAATGCCTCACGGCAACATCACCTACTCGTGGCGTGAATCCTTCACGAACCACGAGATCCAT encodes:
- a CDS encoding PIN domain-containing protein — protein: MTAFVDTNILVRHLTADPPEMAARATAFLADSTHLFLADLIVAETVYVLESFYDAPREQVAAAMRSLITMRSVITVDPALLLRAVEVYEIDRLDFAEAYLVACAESTGVGRVASFDRAIDRVATVERLEP
- a CDS encoding AbrB/MazE/SpoVT family DNA-binding domain-containing protein encodes the protein MEITAKISSKGQLTVPKSVRDALGLDEGDDVIFRVEGHRAVLARTPDFLSLAGSIAVPAAKRNAAWDDVIRKTHADRATARR